The following proteins are encoded in a genomic region of Candidatus Edwardsbacteria bacterium:
- the pstB gene encoding phosphate ABC transporter ATP-binding protein PstB has protein sequence MNNAIKISAKDLKAFYGPEQLLMSLNMDIPARQILGIIGPSGSGKTTFLRSLNRLNDLVPGFRIEGSILLDGQDIYHPQFDVVALRKRVGMLFALPVPLPKSIYENVVYGPRLSGVGDRKKLDQLVEASLRSAFIWDEVKDRLNSPAMRLSGGQQQRLCLARILAQEPEVILLDEPCSGLDPISTAKIEEALTILKQKYTIILVTNNTKQAARVADQTAFFLMGSLIEYGPTSDLFTVPRDKRTNDYITGRFG, from the coding sequence ATGAACAACGCAATAAAAATATCGGCCAAGGATCTCAAGGCCTTCTACGGGCCGGAGCAGCTGCTGATGTCCCTCAACATGGACATCCCGGCCAGGCAGATCCTGGGCATCATCGGGCCTTCCGGCTCCGGCAAGACCACCTTCCTGCGCAGCCTGAACCGGCTCAACGACCTGGTGCCCGGCTTCCGGATCGAGGGCAGCATCCTGCTGGACGGGCAGGACATCTACCACCCGCAATTCGACGTGGTGGCCCTGCGCAAAAGGGTGGGGATGCTGTTCGCCCTGCCGGTGCCCCTGCCCAAGAGCATCTACGAGAATGTGGTCTACGGCCCCAGGCTGTCGGGCGTCGGGGACCGGAAAAAACTCGATCAGCTGGTGGAGGCCAGCCTGAGATCGGCCTTCATCTGGGACGAGGTCAAGGACCGCCTGAATTCACCGGCCATGCGCCTGTCCGGAGGACAGCAGCAGCGGCTGTGCCTGGCCAGGATCCTGGCCCAGGAGCCGGAGGTGATCCTGCTGGACGAGCCCTGCTCCGGGCTGGACCCCATCTCCACCGCCAAGATCGAGGAGGCCCTGACCATCCTCAAGCAGAAGTACACCATCATCCTGGTCACCAACAACACTAAGCAGGCGGCCCGGGTGGCCGACCAGACGGCTTTCTTCCTGATGGGCTCGCTGATCGAATACGGCCCGACCAGCGATCTGTTCACCGTGCCCAGGGATAAAAGGACCAACGATTACATCACCGGCCGTTTCGGCTGA
- a CDS encoding NYN domain-containing protein → MAKTIIIDGYNLAFASGKIRPVLLKEKKEGRALLLDILAGYKKALGYDITVIFDGAEGKEHKTDRVRGIKVVYSRPPQNADRVIKDQAAILKKTKALTVVTSDRELAHHVKGRQVEVIGSGQFLQRMEGELSRRGADKERPGRIDVKEWLEYFGIKGKE, encoded by the coding sequence ATGGCCAAGACCATCATAATTGACGGCTACAATCTGGCCTTCGCCTCCGGCAAGATAAGGCCGGTTCTGCTCAAGGAAAAGAAAGAAGGGCGGGCCTTGTTGCTGGACATTTTGGCTGGGTATAAGAAGGCATTGGGGTATGACATTACCGTCATCTTCGACGGGGCAGAGGGGAAGGAACATAAGACGGACAGGGTCAGGGGAATAAAGGTCGTTTACTCCAGACCGCCCCAGAACGCCGACCGGGTGATCAAAGACCAGGCCGCAATCCTGAAGAAGACCAAAGCCCTGACCGTGGTCACCTCCGACCGGGAGCTGGCCCATCATGTCAAGGGGCGGCAGGTGGAGGTGATAGGGTCCGGCCAATTCCTGCAAAGGATGGAGGGCGAGCTGTCGCGCCGGGGCGCGGATAAAGAGAGGCCCGGCAGGATAGATGTGAAGGAGTGGCTGGAATATTTTGGGATAAAGGGGAAGGAATGA
- a CDS encoding GxxExxY protein: protein MIGAAIEVHKILGPGYLESVYEDALCYELEALDIRFQRQVDLDVKYKNVVFKRKFRADLLVEEKVLVENKAITTLTASDEAQLFNYLKTTGLRVGLLFNFGSSKLQKIRRIV, encoded by the coding sequence ATCATTGGTGCGGCAATTGAAGTGCACAAAATCTTGGGCCCAGGATATTTGGAATCCGTTTATGAAGATGCTTTGTGTTACGAGTTGGAAGCTTTAGATATTCGTTTTCAGCGACAAGTGGACTTGGATGTCAAGTACAAGAACGTCGTTTTCAAGAGAAAATTCAGGGCTGATCTGTTGGTGGAAGAGAAAGTTCTGGTTGAAAACAAAGCTATAACAACTCTAACCGCCAGCGATGAAGCGCAGTTGTTCAATTATTTAAAAACGACGGGACTGCGGGTAGGATTGCTCTTCAACTTTGGCAGTTCCAAGCTGCAAAAAATAAGGAGGATAGTGTGA
- a CDS encoding SET domain-containing protein, with the protein MLAPLFILKKTKGKGHGLFAKRDIPKGTVVFYECSQCTVIPKAKFDKMTKSQKEKLLFHAYTRRDGSVVNPCGDSIYMNHSCHPNILDTGKGFDVVVRDIKKGQEATCDYRAFYDKDWGFECACGAENCCGTFTCRRPLAPGVRAFWEKMTAPALKRISKVPQPLKEQYLKEYPAQARYFK; encoded by the coding sequence ATGCTGGCTCCGTTATTCATCCTTAAGAAGACCAAAGGCAAGGGCCACGGGCTTTTCGCCAAACGGGACATACCCAAGGGAACGGTGGTGTTCTATGAGTGTTCGCAATGCACCGTCATCCCCAAAGCCAAATTCGACAAGATGACCAAATCCCAAAAGGAAAAGCTGCTGTTCCACGCCTACACCCGCCGGGACGGCTCGGTGGTCAATCCCTGCGGCGATTCCATTTACATGAACCATTCCTGCCATCCCAATATCCTGGATACCGGAAAGGGTTTTGATGTGGTGGTCCGGGACATCAAGAAGGGCCAGGAGGCCACCTGCGATTACCGGGCCTTCTATGATAAGGATTGGGGCTTTGAATGCGCCTGCGGGGCCGAGAACTGCTGCGGGACCTTCACCTGCCGCCGGCCTCTGGCCCCGGGGGTCAGGGCCTTTTGGGAAAAAATGACGGCCCCGGCGTTGAAACGGATATCGAAAGTACCCCAGCCGCTCAAAGAGCAATATCTGAAGGAGTATCCGGCCCAGGCCCGGTATTTCAAATAG
- the phoU gene encoding phosphate signaling complex protein PhoU has product MERHFDTELDQLKQQLLKMGALAEAMIDAAVTALVERNADQLKQIYEQEKEVNNLQVSIDEDCLRLTALYQPTAGDLRFLLGASKINTELERLGDQAINICEVVNKLLKEPQLKPLIDIPKMVSIATDMVRDSLNAFVERNVDKARAVLMQDDQLDDLKDKIVAELTEFMTKDSGSVSRAIQLILVARSLERIGDHATNIAEDVIFVVQGRDIRHHAQDM; this is encoded by the coding sequence ATGGAAAGACATTTCGATACCGAACTGGACCAGCTGAAACAACAGCTGCTGAAGATGGGGGCCCTGGCCGAGGCCATGATAGACGCCGCGGTCACCGCCCTGGTGGAAAGGAATGCTGATCAGCTGAAGCAGATATACGAGCAGGAGAAGGAGGTCAACAATCTTCAGGTAAGCATAGACGAGGACTGCCTGCGATTGACCGCCCTCTACCAGCCCACCGCCGGAGACCTGCGCTTCCTGCTGGGAGCCTCCAAGATCAACACCGAGCTGGAGCGGCTGGGGGACCAGGCCATCAACATCTGCGAGGTGGTCAATAAGCTGCTGAAGGAGCCGCAGCTCAAGCCGCTGATAGACATCCCCAAAATGGTGTCCATCGCCACCGACATGGTCCGGGACAGCCTGAACGCCTTCGTAGAGCGCAATGTGGACAAGGCCAGGGCGGTGCTGATGCAGGACGACCAGCTGGACGACCTGAAGGACAAGATAGTGGCCGAGCTGACGGAGTTCATGACCAAAGATTCCGGCTCGGTCAGCCGGGCCATTCAGCTGATCCTGGTGGCCCGCAGCCTGGAACGGATAGGCGACCATGCCACCAACATCGCCGAGGACGTGATCTTTGTGGTGCAGGGCAGGGATATCCGGCATCATGCACAAGATATGTGA
- the tmk gene encoding dTMP kinase: protein MAAKIKDQKSKIKKTGLFISFEGIEGCGKSTQAKLLESWLKAQGFKVVLTREPGGPSISEKIRRILLDNRNKGMTDLTELLLLQASRVQHLAQVIVPALKAGNVVICDRFADSSTAYQGYGRGMDLKMVNELNQFAVDGFWPQLTLVLDLPVEKGFLRAQGRRRNLDRMETQALKFHKRVRQGFKAIAKSDPQRVKLLDGSQPSEVIHAAVRQLALSAMKKR, encoded by the coding sequence ATGGCGGCTAAAATCAAAGATCAAAAATCAAAGATCAAAAAAACGGGGCTGTTCATCTCATTCGAGGGAATCGAGGGCTGCGGGAAAAGCACCCAGGCCAAACTGTTGGAGAGCTGGCTCAAGGCCCAGGGCTTTAAGGTAGTGCTGACCAGGGAACCCGGCGGCCCTTCTATTTCCGAGAAGATCCGGAGGATCCTGCTGGACAACCGCAACAAGGGAATGACCGACCTCACCGAGCTGCTGTTATTGCAGGCCTCCCGGGTCCAGCATCTGGCCCAGGTGATAGTGCCGGCCCTCAAGGCCGGGAATGTGGTGATCTGCGACCGCTTCGCCGATTCCTCCACCGCCTACCAGGGCTATGGCCGGGGCATGGACCTGAAGATGGTGAACGAGCTGAACCAGTTTGCGGTGGACGGCTTCTGGCCCCAGCTGACGCTGGTGCTGGACCTGCCGGTGGAGAAGGGTTTTTTGAGGGCCCAGGGCCGGCGCCGCAATCTGGACCGGATGGAGACCCAGGCCCTGAAGTTCCATAAAAGGGTCCGCCAGGGATTTAAGGCCATAGCCAAATCGGACCCCCAACGGGTCAAACTTTTGGATGGCAGCCAGCCGTCGGAGGTGATCCACGCTGCGGTGCGGCAGCTGGCGCTGAGCGCCATGAAAAAAAGATAA
- the pstB gene encoding phosphate ABC transporter ATP-binding protein PstB, producing the protein MNNKIEIKNLNLHYGKFQALKSVGLPIRENSITALIGPSGCGKSTLLRCLNRMNDLIAGVRIEGQVLLDGRNIYRHGLNVPELRKRVGMVFQRPNPFPLSVYDNVAYGLKVAGISDKNRISETVERSLKGAWLWENLKDRLDRPALELPLDQQQRLCIARLLAVEPEVILMDEPCSALDPIATMKVEELMLELCKRYTIAIVTHNMQQAARVSEYSGYMLLGDMVEFDLTANIFTNPRDARTQDYITGRYG; encoded by the coding sequence ATGAACAACAAGATAGAAATAAAAAATCTCAACCTGCACTACGGCAAGTTTCAGGCCCTGAAATCGGTGGGCCTGCCGATAAGGGAGAATTCCATCACCGCCCTGATCGGGCCTTCGGGCTGCGGCAAATCCACCCTGCTGCGCTGCCTCAACCGGATGAACGACCTGATCGCCGGGGTCAGGATAGAGGGACAGGTGCTGCTGGACGGCAGGAACATCTACCGTCACGGCCTGAACGTGCCGGAGCTGAGAAAAAGGGTGGGCATGGTGTTCCAGCGGCCCAACCCCTTCCCGCTCTCGGTCTATGACAACGTGGCCTACGGGCTGAAGGTGGCCGGGATCAGTGACAAGAACCGCATTTCCGAAACAGTGGAGCGCAGCCTCAAAGGGGCCTGGCTGTGGGAGAACTTAAAGGATAGATTGGACCGTCCGGCCCTGGAACTGCCGTTGGACCAGCAGCAGCGTTTATGCATCGCCCGTTTGCTGGCGGTGGAGCCGGAGGTCATTCTGATGGACGAGCCCTGCTCGGCCCTGGATCCCATCGCCACCATGAAGGTGGAGGAACTGATGCTGGAGCTGTGCAAACGGTACACCATCGCCATCGTCACCCACAACATGCAGCAGGCGGCCCGGGTATCGGAATATTCCGGCTACATGCTGCTGGGCGACATGGTGGAGTTCGACCTGACCGCCAATATCTTCACCAATCCCAGGGACGCCCGCACCCAGGATTACATAACCGGCCGTTACGGGTGA
- the pstC gene encoding phosphate ABC transporter permease subunit PstC: protein MKFLGEKGVRRVLAGIAFSAISALLLIALFIIKEGLPFIISYGPLKFLLSSDWQPQAGKFGIWPMIVASVWVTLGAMLLGAPLGVACAVFLTEFVPRRVMGVIKPTIELLAGIPSVVYGFMGVMVLAPLIRSQLGGPGLSVLAGAIILGVMILPTIISISIDSIQSVPNSYREGSLALGATHWQTTYMVTVPAARSGIIAAIILGMGRAIGETMAVIMVAGNAVKIPISALDSVRTLTANIALEMGYATGQHRQALFATGVVLLVIIMILNSLAGMAIRKKAGRR from the coding sequence ATGAAATTCTTAGGCGAGAAGGGCGTTCGGAGAGTGTTGGCGGGGATAGCCTTTTCGGCCATCTCGGCCTTGCTCCTGATCGCCCTTTTTATCATCAAAGAGGGCCTGCCGTTCATCATCAGCTACGGCCCCTTAAAATTTCTGCTTTCCTCCGACTGGCAGCCCCAGGCCGGAAAGTTCGGCATCTGGCCCATGATCGTGGCCTCGGTGTGGGTGACCCTGGGGGCCATGCTGCTGGGGGCCCCGCTGGGAGTGGCTTGCGCCGTCTTTCTGACCGAATTTGTACCCCGCCGGGTGATGGGGGTGATCAAGCCCACCATCGAACTGCTGGCCGGGATCCCCTCGGTGGTCTACGGGTTCATGGGGGTGATGGTGCTGGCCCCGCTGATCCGCTCCCAGCTGGGCGGGCCGGGGCTGTCGGTGTTGGCCGGAGCCATCATCCTGGGCGTCATGATATTGCCCACCATCATCAGCATCTCCATCGATTCCATCCAATCGGTGCCCAATTCCTACCGGGAGGGCTCCCTGGCTTTGGGCGCCACACACTGGCAGACCACCTATATGGTGACGGTGCCGGCCGCCAGATCAGGCATCATCGCGGCCATCATCCTGGGCATGGGGCGGGCCATCGGCGAGACCATGGCGGTGATCATGGTGGCCGGCAACGCGGTCAAGATCCCCATCTCGGCCCTGGACTCGGTCCGGACCCTGACCGCCAACATCGCCCTGGAGATGGGCTACGCCACCGGACAGCACCGCCAGGCCCTGTTCGCCACCGGAGTGGTGCTGCTGGTGATAATCATGATCCTGAACTCCCTGGCCGGAATGGCCATCAGGAAGAAGGCGGGCAGAAGATGA
- a CDS encoding methyltransferase domain-containing protein, with translation MSNIYDDIYKQEEYYWGFKPAPTCFKVLQALPPVKKLKLLDIGCGEGRNAAFFARNGYDVTAFDLADAGVEKTKKLADKIGVKVKVFKANINEYRLTDKFDIIFSVGTLQYIPKEFREEIITNYKDHTKENGIHMLSVFVKKPFIEPAPEGEKNSHKWISGELLTYYHDWMIEYSTEEIFDCMSSGIPHKHATNRVLARKTICLKTK, from the coding sequence ATGTCAAATATTTATGATGATATTTATAAGCAAGAGGAATATTATTGGGGCTTTAAACCTGCGCCAACCTGTTTTAAAGTGCTGCAGGCGTTACCACCTGTTAAAAAATTGAAACTGTTAGATATTGGTTGCGGGGAAGGCCGGAATGCTGCCTTTTTTGCTCGTAATGGGTATGATGTGACTGCTTTCGACTTGGCAGATGCTGGCGTAGAAAAGACAAAAAAATTAGCGGATAAGATAGGGGTAAAGGTAAAGGTTTTTAAAGCCAATATAAATGAATATCGATTGACCGATAAATTTGATATCATATTTTCTGTAGGCACATTGCAATATATTCCCAAAGAATTTAGGGAAGAGATTATTACAAATTATAAGGACCATACGAAAGAAAACGGCATACACATGTTATCGGTTTTTGTAAAAAAACCATTCATTGAACCCGCTCCTGAAGGCGAGAAGAATTCGCATAAATGGATTTCTGGAGAACTTTTGACATATTACCATGATTGGATGATAGAGTATTCAACAGAAGAAATATTTGACTGTATGTCCAGCGGGATCCCTCATAAACATGCTACAAATCGCGTATTAGCCAGAAAAACGATCTGTCTCAAGACCAAGTAA
- a CDS encoding phosphate ABC transporter substrate-binding protein: MDNRNLTAMYLMTAVLILAGCSQKREAVIMAGSTAFQPFAEKLADQFMTQNPGINVTVQGGGSAVGIQSALSGTAQIGMADLVQLPEEAKDLTATEVARDGIAIVINPGNRIEGLTIKQVREIFNGVIANWKQVGGDDRPITVVSREAGSGTRTSFEQIVGDISLIKEALIQDSNGTIRETVANDANAVGYLSHGLINEKIKPVRLDGADCTTEQIISGKFKLVRPVFLLTQGPPEGAVKQVIEYMLSAEGQETIKSSGLIPVK; the protein is encoded by the coding sequence ATGGATAACAGAAATCTTACCGCCATGTATCTTATGACGGCGGTCCTGATCCTGGCCGGCTGCAGCCAGAAGCGGGAGGCGGTCATCATGGCCGGCTCCACCGCCTTCCAGCCCTTCGCCGAGAAGCTGGCCGACCAGTTCATGACCCAAAATCCCGGGATCAACGTCACCGTCCAGGGCGGCGGCTCGGCGGTGGGCATCCAGTCGGCCCTGTCCGGGACCGCCCAGATAGGGATGGCCGACCTGGTGCAGCTGCCCGAGGAGGCCAAGGATCTCACCGCCACCGAGGTGGCCCGGGACGGCATCGCCATCGTGATCAACCCCGGCAACCGGATCGAGGGGCTGACCATCAAGCAGGTGCGGGAGATCTTCAACGGGGTCATCGCCAACTGGAAACAAGTGGGCGGAGATGATCGTCCGATCACGGTGGTATCCCGCGAGGCCGGATCGGGAACCAGGACCTCCTTTGAACAGATAGTGGGCGATATATCGCTGATAAAAGAAGCCCTGATCCAGGACTCCAACGGTACCATCCGGGAGACGGTGGCCAACGACGCCAATGCGGTGGGTTACCTGTCGCATGGGCTGATAAACGAGAAGATCAAGCCGGTCAGGCTGGACGGGGCCGATTGCACCACCGAGCAGATCATCAGCGGAAAGTTCAAGCTGGTCCGCCCGGTGTTCCTGCTGACCCAGGGCCCGCCGGAAGGCGCGGTCAAGCAAGTGATCGAATACATGCTGTCTGCCGAGGGCCAGGAGACCATCAAGAGCAGCGGCCTGATACCGGTCAAATAA
- a CDS encoding S41 family peptidase, producing the protein MEDGIQKGRFIMITRRKFALIVAAIALFSVLAGGTIGLFAQSRSFDQINFQLRIFSTAFKQVLDRYVTAPDPQKLIYGAIKGMMETLDPHSVFMDAKTFRDLKSSTQGSFGGIGIQIGVRDEVLTVIAPMAGTPASRMGIQAGDRIVKIEGKPTKGITTDEAVGKLRGEPGSNVTITIEREGVSELMDYTITRALIEIESIPYYGFIADKIGYIWLANFSQKSGPDLSRALQDLEKQGMKQLILDLRSNPGGLLNEAVEVSSNFLDNGSLVVFTRGRLKESDQDYKASGQVLFGPKKGPMVVLVNQGSASASEIVAGAVQDWDRALVLGQTSFGKGSVQNVMPLGDSIAIKLTTAKYYTPSGRCIHRDNSAWQSGDLDSLVEDSTAAQEVYTTLGGLKRKVYGGGGITPDIKVDLPRLNRFQMDLERKTIFFKFAIKYTVGHSNLPKDLIVDEAMVDEFTKLLKEDKVEYTPEEFKESRDYVKQGIKRELLFKLYGDKARTAYLLQNDAQAQKAVELLQKNKDLTKLLKEGQNGK; encoded by the coding sequence ATGGAAGACGGTATTCAGAAAGGCAGGTTCATCATGATCACCAGGCGTAAATTCGCTTTGATAGTGGCGGCCATCGCGCTGTTCAGCGTGCTGGCCGGAGGGACGATAGGTTTGTTCGCTCAAAGCCGAAGCTTTGATCAGATCAATTTCCAGCTTCGGATATTCTCCACCGCCTTCAAGCAGGTGCTGGACCGCTACGTCACCGCCCCCGACCCCCAAAAGCTGATCTACGGTGCCATCAAGGGCATGATGGAGACCCTGGACCCCCACTCGGTGTTCATGGATGCCAAAACCTTCCGGGACCTGAAGAGCAGCACCCAGGGATCCTTCGGTGGGATCGGCATCCAGATCGGGGTGCGGGACGAGGTGCTGACGGTGATCGCGCCCATGGCCGGGACCCCGGCCTCGCGGATGGGCATCCAGGCCGGGGACCGGATCGTCAAGATCGAGGGCAAACCCACCAAGGGGATCACTACTGACGAGGCGGTGGGCAAGCTGCGGGGCGAGCCCGGCAGCAACGTCACCATCACCATCGAGCGCGAGGGGGTGAGCGAGCTGATGGATTACACCATCACCCGGGCCCTGATAGAGATCGAGAGCATACCGTACTACGGCTTTATCGCCGACAAGATCGGCTACATCTGGCTGGCCAACTTCTCCCAGAAATCCGGCCCGGACCTGAGCCGGGCCCTGCAGGACCTGGAGAAGCAGGGGATGAAGCAGCTGATCCTGGACCTGCGCAGCAATCCCGGCGGCCTGCTGAACGAAGCGGTGGAGGTCTCCAGCAATTTTCTGGATAACGGCTCGCTGGTGGTATTCACCAGGGGACGGCTGAAAGAATCGGACCAGGATTACAAGGCCTCGGGCCAGGTGCTGTTCGGGCCCAAAAAGGGACCGATGGTGGTGCTGGTGAACCAAGGGTCGGCCTCGGCCTCGGAGATCGTGGCCGGCGCGGTGCAGGACTGGGACCGGGCCCTGGTGCTGGGACAGACCAGCTTCGGCAAGGGTTCGGTGCAGAATGTGATGCCCTTGGGCGATTCCATCGCCATCAAACTGACCACCGCCAAGTACTACACCCCCTCCGGGCGCTGCATCCACCGGGACAACAGCGCCTGGCAGTCGGGCGACCTGGACAGCCTGGTGGAGGATTCCACCGCTGCCCAGGAGGTGTACACCACCCTGGGCGGCCTCAAGCGCAAGGTCTACGGCGGCGGCGGCATCACCCCGGACATCAAGGTGGACCTGCCGCGCCTCAACCGCTTCCAGATGGACCTGGAGCGGAAGACCATCTTCTTCAAGTTCGCCATCAAATACACGGTGGGCCATAGCAACCTGCCGAAGGACCTTATAGTGGACGAGGCCATGGTCGATGAATTCACCAAACTTCTCAAGGAGGACAAGGTAGAATACACTCCCGAGGAGTTCAAGGAGAGCAGGGACTACGTCAAGCAGGGCATCAAGCGGGAATTGCTCTTCAAACTTTACGGCGACAAGGCCCGCACCGCCTACCTGCTGCAGAACGACGCCCAGGCCCAGAAGGCGGTAGAGCTGCTGCAGAAGAACAAGGACCTCACCAAACTGCTCAAAGAGGGGCAGAACGGAAAGTAA
- the pstA gene encoding phosphate ABC transporter permease PstA yields the protein MRVPPKYTQMAAKLVMGLATLATLAILVFIILFVLEKGLPVVGFKFLLTSPQDMGKAGGIFPVVVGTILLTLVAIVIATPLGVGTAIYLTEYTRESRATKVIRFGADCLAGIPSIIFGLFGFIFFVTILQMGWSILSGGLTLAFMILPTIIRTSEEAIKSVPNSFREVSFSLGATRWETVQKVVLPSALPGIVTGVMLGVGRSIGETAAVIFTAGSSLRMPSSLMDSVRTMSVHFYILAREGISTENAYGTAAILVISILLINLTAYGLMNRFVAKNN from the coding sequence ATGAGAGTGCCGCCCAAATATACCCAGATGGCAGCCAAGCTGGTGATGGGCCTGGCCACCCTGGCCACCCTGGCCATCCTGGTGTTCATCATCCTGTTCGTGCTGGAGAAGGGCCTTCCGGTGGTGGGATTCAAATTCCTGCTGACCAGCCCCCAGGACATGGGAAAGGCCGGAGGCATCTTCCCGGTGGTGGTCGGGACCATCCTTTTGACCCTGGTGGCCATTGTCATCGCCACTCCCCTGGGGGTGGGCACCGCCATCTACCTGACCGAATACACCAGGGAGAGCCGGGCCACCAAGGTCATCCGTTTCGGGGCCGACTGCCTGGCCGGGATCCCCTCCATCATCTTCGGCCTTTTCGGCTTCATCTTCTTCGTCACCATACTGCAGATGGGGTGGTCCATCCTGTCCGGCGGGCTGACCCTGGCCTTCATGATCCTGCCCACCATCATCCGGACCTCGGAGGAGGCCATCAAATCGGTGCCCAATTCCTTCCGGGAGGTGTCGTTCTCTCTGGGGGCCACCCGCTGGGAGACCGTCCAGAAAGTGGTGCTGCCCAGCGCCCTGCCGGGCATCGTCACCGGGGTGATGCTGGGGGTGGGACGCTCCATCGGCGAGACCGCCGCGGTGATCTTCACCGCCGGCTCCTCGCTCCGGATGCCCTCCTCGCTGATGGACTCGGTCCGCACCATGTCGGTCCATTTCTACATCCTGGCCCGGGAGGGGATCTCCACCGAGAACGCCTACGGCACCGCGGCCATCCTGGTGATCAGCATTCTGCTGATAAACCTGACGGCCTACGGACTGATGAACCGCTTCGTGGCCAAGAACAACTGA
- a CDS encoding 3',5'-cyclic-nucleotide phosphodiesterase has product MKLKVLGASGSKLPGFGLTSFLLDKNILIDTGAAASMLGFDEQLRLDAVLLSHIHIDHSLGLLLMADNLVGSLNKSIQIMSIPEVLDGLREHLFNNQVWPDFTSIPNSKDAIFKLKPMAEGKPVKLGKYTIRAIRVSHSVPTVGFIISDGKSSLLYTADTRATEKIWKEARKVRGLKGVLIETSFPNRLHGLADLSGHLTPHVLLQEINKSGLKVPFYVFHIKAMFVEEVQKEIARLKNSQIRLAMEGATYNF; this is encoded by the coding sequence ATGAAACTAAAGGTCCTGGGAGCGTCGGGGTCAAAACTGCCCGGATTCGGTCTGACCAGCTTCCTGCTGGACAAGAACATCCTGATCGACACCGGGGCGGCCGCCTCCATGCTGGGTTTCGACGAGCAGCTGAGGCTGGATGCGGTCCTGCTGTCGCACATCCATATCGACCACAGCCTGGGGCTTTTGCTGATGGCCGACAACCTGGTGGGCAGCCTCAACAAATCCATCCAGATCATGAGCATCCCGGAGGTTCTGGACGGCCTGCGGGAGCATCTGTTCAACAATCAGGTCTGGCCGGACTTCACCTCCATCCCCAACAGCAAGGATGCCATCTTCAAGCTGAAGCCCATGGCCGAGGGCAAGCCGGTGAAGCTGGGCAAGTACACCATCCGGGCCATCCGGGTCAGCCACTCGGTGCCGACGGTGGGATTCATCATCAGCGACGGCAAGAGCTCCCTGCTGTACACCGCCGACACCCGGGCCACCGAAAAGATCTGGAAGGAGGCCAGGAAGGTCCGGGGCCTTAAGGGGGTGCTGATAGAGACCTCTTTCCCCAACCGGCTTCACGGGCTGGCCGACCTGTCGGGCCATCTTACGCCGCACGTCCTGTTGCAGGAGATAAACAAGTCGGGGCTGAAGGTGCCGTTCTATGTCTTTCACATCAAGGCCATGTTCGTGGAGGAGGTGCAGAAGGAGATAGCCCGGCTTAAAAATTCCCAGATCCGGCTGGCCATGGAAGGCGCCACATATAATTTCTAG